The Pseudomonas putida nucleotide sequence CAGCCCAGTTCCTTGGTATCCAGCGCGCGCTGCGGCGACGGCAGCAGGTCCTGCTGGCGTTGCGCTTCCTTCTGCGCTTCGATCTTGGCCTTCTGCTGCTTCTTCCACACCAGGTAGGCGCCGCCACCGGCCAGCAGGCCGAGGCTGAGGAAGGCGATGTGCGGCATGCCCGGCACCAGGCCCATGATGATCATCAGCCCCGCAGACACACCCAGCGCCTTGGGCGAGTCGAACATCTGGCGGTTGATCAGCTTGCCCATGTCCTCGGAGCCCGAGGCACGGGTAACCATGATCGCGGCAGCGGTGGACAGCAGCAGTGATGGCAATTGCGCCACCAAACCGTCACCGATGGTCAGCAAGGCGTAGACCTTGCCTGCATCGCTGAACGACATGTTGTGTTGCAGCATACCGATCAGCATGCCGCCGATCAGGTTGATGAAGAGGATTAGCAAACCGGCGATGGCGTCACCACGGACGAACTTGCTGGCACCGTCCATCGAACCGTAGAACTCGGCCTCCTGGGCCACCTCGGCGCGGCGCATCTTGGCCTGGGCCTGGTCGATCAGGCCGGCGTTGAGATCGGCGTCGATGGCCATCTGCTTGCCGGGCATGGCGTCGAGGGTGAAGCGCGCGCTCACCTCGGAAATACGCCCGGCGCCCTTGGTGACCACCACGAAGTTGATGATCATGAGGATGGCGAACACCACCGCACCAACGACATAATTGCCGCCGATCACCACCTCACCGAAGGCCTGGATCACTTTACCGGCAGCGCCGTGGCCTTCCTGGCCATGGAGCATGACCACCCGCGTGGAGGCCACGTTCAGCGCCAGGCGCAGCAAGGTCGCCACCAGCAGGATGGTCGGGAACGCGGCGAAGTCCAGCGGGCGCAGAGCGTAAACGCAGACCAGCAGGACCACGATCGACAGCGCGATGTTGAAGGTGAAGAACACGTCGAGCAGGAACGGCGGTATCGGCAACATCATCATTGCCAACATCACCAGCAGCAGCAACGGCACGCCCAGGTTGCCCCGGCCGAGCCCGGCCAGGTTGTTGCGGGCGTTGCTGATTAACTGAGTGCGATCCACCGCGAGTCCTCTTGATGCAAAACTTTGACGCCCAAGGGGCGCTTGGGCGTGGCTTTGCAAGAAGCCTTCCAACTTTGCTCGAGTATGGATTTATGTTGCCTGTACCGGCCTCTTCGCGGAGTTCAAGCCCGCTCCTACAGGATTTGCGCCACATCCGGGATTTGTACTGAACCTGTAGGAGCGGGCTTGTCCCGCGAAGAGGCCGGTGCAGGCTGGAATCAGTTGTCGCGGCGCAGGTCCGGGGGTATCGGCAGGTCTTCCTTCAATGGCTCTGGCCGCTTACCCTTGCCCGAGCGGTACTGGCGAATCTGGAACACATAGGCCAGCACCTGCGCCACCGCAAGGTACAGCCCTGCCGGGATTTCCCCTTCGACCTCGGTGGAGTAGTAGATCGCCCGCGCCAGGGCCGGCGATTCGAGGATCTGCACCTTGTGCTCGACACCGATCTCGCGAATCTTCAAGGCGATGAAATCGGTGCCCTTGGCCACCAGCAACGGCGCCACCCCACCCTTCTCCGGGTCGTACTGCAGGGCTACGGCATAGTGCGTCGGGTTGGTGATGATCACGTCAGCCTCGGGCACGGCGGCCATCATGCGCCGCTGCGACACCTCGCGCTGCAGCTGGCGGATGCGCTGCTTGACCTCGGGCTTGCCTTCGCTGTCCTTGTACTCGTCCTTGATCTCCTGCTTGGTCATCTTCAGCTTCTTGTGGGTCTGCCACAGCTGGAACGGCACGTCCGCGGCGGCAATCAGCAGCAACCCAGCGGCCATCCACAAGGCACTCCAGCCGACTACCTGGACGCTGTGGATGATCGCCTGCTCCAGCGGCTCGTTGGCGATTGCCAGCAGTGCCTGGCGATCATTGCTCAACACCACCAGCGCCACGATCAGGATCACGAAGAACTTGGCCATCGCCTTGAGCAGCTCAGTCAGCGAGTTCAGCGAGAACATGCGCTTGATGCCCGACAACGGGTTCATCCGGCTGAACTTTGGCTGCAACAGGCTCCCGGAAAAGATGAACCCGCCGAGAACGATGGGCGACACGAACGCAATCACGAACAGCAGCATGAGAATCGGCTGCACCGCCCAGATGGCCATCTTGCCCGACGCCAACAGGAACAAGCCCATCGAACGCTCATCGGTGAGCACCTCGCGGGGGAGGGAAAAGTTCATCCGCATCAGCGTCATCAACGTTTCCGCGAGGTTGCCGCCGAACGCCAGCAGTGCCCCGGCACCGGCAAGGGTCAAGCTCACCGTGTTCAGCTCTTTGGAACGGGCGATTTCACCTTTTTCCCGCGCGTCACGCTTGCGCTTGTCGGTGGGCTCTTCAGTCTTGTCCTGACCACTCTCGCTTTCAGCCATGCTCAGCGCGCCCTTGCCAATTCACGCAGCCACTGCAGTGCTTCGCTGGCCAACGCCTGGTAGTGGGAAAGAATATCGGCGAGACCTACCCAGAAGATGGCCATCCCCAGCACCAACGTCAGCGGGAAGCCGATGGAAAAGATGTTCAACTGTGGCGCAGCACGGGTCATGACGCCAAATGCGATGTTTACCACCAGCAGGGAAGCGATCGCCGGCAGAATCAACAGCAGGCCGGCACCGAACACCCAGCTCAGGCGCCCAGCCATCTCCCAGAAGTGGTTGACCACCAGGGCATGGCCCACTGGCAAGGTAGTGAAGCTCTCGGTCAGCACCTCGAACACCACCAAATGACCGTTCATCAGCAAGAACAGCACACTCACCAGCATGGTCATGAACTGGCTGATGACGGTCACGTTGACACCGTTGGCCGGATCCACCATCGAGGCGAACGCCATGCCCATCTGCACAGCAACGATCTGTCCGGCAACGGAGAACGCCTGGAACAGCAACTGCAGCGAGAAACCAAACAACGCGCCGACAATGACCTGTTCGCCACACAGCAATAGGCCACGCAGGCTCAGCGGATCGAATTCAGGAAGCGGCGGTAGCGCGGGCACGATGACCACCGTGATAGCCACTGCCACATACAGGCGGATGCGCGCCGGCAGCATGCGCGTACCGAAGATCGGCATGGTCATCAACACCGCAGTCACCCGGAACAGCGGCAGGATGAAGGTGGCAACCCAGGTGCCGATCTGCGCGTCGGTCAGCTCCAGCATGGCAGGCTCAACCGATCAGCTGCGGGATGCTGGTGTACAGGCCGGTGATGTACTCCATGAACTTCTGCACCAGCCAGGGCCCGGCGACGATCAGCGTGATCAGCATCACCAGCAGGCGCGGCAAGAAGCTCAAGGTCTGTTCGTTGATCTGCGTGGCCGCCTGGAACATCGCCACGACCAGACCGACCAACAGGCTCGGCACTACCAGGATGGCAACCATCAGGGTGGTCAGCCACAGCGCGTCACGGAACAGGTCGACTGCTACTTCAGGTGTCATGCAGGGCTCTCCTTGGCGGCGTCAGACGCCGCCGAAACTGCCGGCCAAGGTGCCCATGATCAGCGCCCAGCCATCGACCAGGACGAACAGCATGATCTTGAATGGCAGCGAGATGATCAGCGGCGACAGCATCATCATACCCATGGCCATCAGTACACTGGCCACCACCATGTCGATGATCAGGAACGGGATGAAGATCATGAAGCCGATCTGGAACGCGGTTTTCAACTCCGAGGTAACGAACGCCGGCACCAGGATCGTCAGCGGCACCTGGTCAGGGCCGGCGATGTCGGTGCGCTTGGACAGGCGCATGAACAGATCGAGATCGCTCTGCCGGGTCTGTGCCAGCATGAAGTCCTTGAGCGGGCCCTGGGCCTTGTCGATGGCTTGCTGGGCCGTCATCTTCTCGCTCAGGTACGGCTGCAGGGCATCCTGGTTCACCCGGTCGAACACCGGCGCCATGATGAACATGGTCAGGAACAGCGCCATGCCGGTCAGCACCTGGTTCGAGGGCGTCTGCTGCAGGCCCAGGGCCTGACGCAGGATCGAGAACACGATGATGATGCGGGTGAAGCTGGTCATCAGGATGACGAACGCCGGAATGAAGCTCAGCGCCGTCATGATCAGCAAGATCTGCAGGCTGACCGAATACTCCTGCTGCCCGTCCGCGGTGTTGGACAGGGTAATGGCCGGGATCGACAGCGGGTCGGCGGCCAAAGCCAGTGGCGCGGCCAGCAGCAGCGCCAGGGTCACTACAATGCGCAGCGCGCTGCTCATCACTTCTTGTCCTTCTGATCCTTGCCCATCAGCTCCATCAGCCGCTGGGCAAATTCCGGCGTTGCCTGGCGGGCGCTGGCGGGCACTTCGACGGGCTCGGCCAGCACATGCAAGGCCTCGATGCTGCCCGGGGTATGGCCGATGAGGATCTGCTCCTTGCCCACCTGCACCAGCAGCAGCCGGTCACGCGGGCCGATGGCGCGGCTGCCGACGATCTCGATCACCTGCCCGCCCTTGGGCGTGGCGCCCTGCATGCGGCGTAGCGCCCAGGCCAGAAAGAAGATCAGCCCCACCACCAGCAACAGGCCGAACACCATCTGCGCCAGCTGCCCGCCCAGGCTGCCAGGCGCAGCGGCCGGCGCCGCAGCCGGGCTGGCTGCAGGCGTGGCGGCAGCGATGGCCAGGTCGCTGACCAACAACGTGGCCAAGGCCATCACGGCCCGCATCGAACCCTTCACTCAGCGCAGCTTCTTGATACGTTCGCTGGGACTGATCACGTCGGTCAGGCGGATGCCGAACTTCTCGTTGACCACGACCACTTCGCCATGGGCGATCAGCGTGCCATTGACCAGCACGTCGAGCGGCTCACCGGCCAGGCGATCGAGTTCGATCACCGAACCCTGGTTGAGCTGCAGCAGGTTGCGGATGTTGATTTCGGTACTGCCCACTTCCATGGAAATGCTCACCGGAATGTCCAGGATCACATCCAGGTTCGGGCCTTCGAGGCTGACATTTTCGTTCGGTCGCGGCGAGCTGGCGAACTCTTCCATCGGCAGGCGACCGGCACCGGGCTTGCCGCTGTCACCGGCGAGAAGGGCATCGATATCGGACTGGCCGGCATCACCGGTTTCTTCCAGGGCCGCAGCCCATTCATCGGCCAAAGCCTGGTCTTCCGGGGAAGTGATCTCGTTTTCGTTAGCCATGATGTCCTCGACAGGCATTCAATTCGTTAAGAGCGACCGGCACGCGTTCAGCGGCGCTCGATCGGGTCGATGATCTGCAGGGCCAGGTTGCCCTTGTGCGAGCCCAGGCGCGCCTTGAACGACGGCACGCCATTGGCGCGCAGCACCAGGTGCTCGGGCAGCTCCACCGGGATCACGTCGCCGGCCTGCATGTGCAGGATGTCGCGCAGCTTCAGCTGGCGGCGGGCCACCGTGGCGGTCAACGGCACGGAGACGTCCAGCACGTCCTCGCGCAGGGCCTTGACCCAGCGCTCGTCCTGGTCGTCGAGGTCGGACTGGAAGCCGGCATCGAGCATTTCCCGCACTGGCTCGATCATCGAATACGGCATGGTCACATGCAGGTCGCCGCCACCGCCGTCCAGTTCGATGTGGAAGGTCGACACCACCACCGCCTCGCTCGGGCCAACGATGTTGGCCATGGCCGGGTTGACCTCGGAGTTCATGTATTCGAAGTTGACCGGCATGATCGCCTGCCAGGCTTCCTTGAGGTCGACGAAGCACTGGTCCAGCACCATGCGCACCACGCGCAGCTCGGTGGGGGTGAATTCGCGGCCCTCGATCTTGGCGTGACGGCCGTCACCGCCAAAGAAGTTGTCCACCAGCTTGAACACCAGCTTGGCGTCGAGAATGAACAGCGCGGTGCCACGCAGTGGCTTGATCTTGACCAGGTTGAGGCTGGTCGGCACATACAGCGAATGCACGTACTCGCCGAACTTCATTACCTGCACGCCGCCTACCGCCACATCCGCAGAGCGGCGCAGCAGGTTGAACATGCTGATGCGGGTGTAACGGGCGAAACGCTCGTTGATCATTTCCAGGGTCGGCATGCGACCCCGCACGATCCGATCCTGGCTGGTCAGGTCGTAGCTTTTGATGCTGCCAGGCTCGGCAACGCTCTCGGTCTGCACCAGACCATCGTCGACGCCATGCAACAGGGCATCGATTTCATCCTGGGACAGCAGGTCCT carries:
- the fliR gene encoding flagellar biosynthetic protein FliR, translating into MLELTDAQIGTWVATFILPLFRVTAVLMTMPIFGTRMLPARIRLYVAVAITVVIVPALPPLPEFDPLSLRGLLLCGEQVIVGALFGFSLQLLFQAFSVAGQIVAVQMGMAFASMVDPANGVNVTVISQFMTMLVSVLFLLMNGHLVVFEVLTESFTTLPVGHALVVNHFWEMAGRLSWVFGAGLLLILPAIASLLVVNIAFGVMTRAAPQLNIFSIGFPLTLVLGMAIFWVGLADILSHYQALASEALQWLRELARAR
- the fliP gene encoding flagellar type III secretion system pore protein FliP (The bacterial flagellar biogenesis protein FliP forms a type III secretion system (T3SS)-type pore required for flagellar assembly.), which gives rise to MSSALRIVVTLALLLAAPLALAADPLSIPAITLSNTADGQQEYSVSLQILLIMTALSFIPAFVILMTSFTRIIIVFSILRQALGLQQTPSNQVLTGMALFLTMFIMAPVFDRVNQDALQPYLSEKMTAQQAIDKAQGPLKDFMLAQTRQSDLDLFMRLSKRTDIAGPDQVPLTILVPAFVTSELKTAFQIGFMIFIPFLIIDMVVASVLMAMGMMMLSPLIISLPFKIMLFVLVDGWALIMGTLAGSFGGV
- the flhB gene encoding flagellar biosynthesis protein FlhB; amino-acid sequence: MAESESGQDKTEEPTDKRKRDAREKGEIARSKELNTVSLTLAGAGALLAFGGNLAETLMTLMRMNFSLPREVLTDERSMGLFLLASGKMAIWAVQPILMLLFVIAFVSPIVLGGFIFSGSLLQPKFSRMNPLSGIKRMFSLNSLTELLKAMAKFFVILIVALVVLSNDRQALLAIANEPLEQAIIHSVQVVGWSALWMAAGLLLIAAADVPFQLWQTHKKLKMTKQEIKDEYKDSEGKPEVKQRIRQLQREVSQRRMMAAVPEADVIITNPTHYAVALQYDPEKGGVAPLLVAKGTDFIALKIREIGVEHKVQILESPALARAIYYSTEVEGEIPAGLYLAVAQVLAYVFQIRQYRSGKGKRPEPLKEDLPIPPDLRRDN
- the fliO gene encoding flagellar biosynthetic protein FliO, which codes for MRAVMALATLLVSDLAIAAATPAASPAAAPAAAPGSLGGQLAQMVFGLLLVVGLIFFLAWALRRMQGATPKGGQVIEIVGSRAIGPRDRLLLVQVGKEQILIGHTPGSIEALHVLAEPVEVPASARQATPEFAQRLMELMGKDQKDKK
- the fliN gene encoding flagellar motor switch protein FliN, with amino-acid sequence MANENEITSPEDQALADEWAAALEETGDAGQSDIDALLAGDSGKPGAGRLPMEEFASSPRPNENVSLEGPNLDVILDIPVSISMEVGSTEINIRNLLQLNQGSVIELDRLAGEPLDVLVNGTLIAHGEVVVVNEKFGIRLTDVISPSERIKKLR
- the fliM gene encoding flagellar motor switch protein FliM — translated: MAVQDLLSQDEIDALLHGVDDGLVQTESVAEPGSIKSYDLTSQDRIVRGRMPTLEMINERFARYTRISMFNLLRRSADVAVGGVQVMKFGEYVHSLYVPTSLNLVKIKPLRGTALFILDAKLVFKLVDNFFGGDGRHAKIEGREFTPTELRVVRMVLDQCFVDLKEAWQAIMPVNFEYMNSEVNPAMANIVGPSEAVVVSTFHIELDGGGGDLHVTMPYSMIEPVREMLDAGFQSDLDDQDERWVKALREDVLDVSVPLTATVARRQLKLRDILHMQAGDVIPVELPEHLVLRANGVPSFKARLGSHKGNLALQIIDPIERR
- the fliQ gene encoding flagellar biosynthesis protein FliQ, with protein sequence MTPEVAVDLFRDALWLTTLMVAILVVPSLLVGLVVAMFQAATQINEQTLSFLPRLLVMLITLIVAGPWLVQKFMEYITGLYTSIPQLIG
- the flhA gene encoding flagellar biosynthesis protein FlhA; translation: MDRTQLISNARNNLAGLGRGNLGVPLLLLVMLAMMMLPIPPFLLDVFFTFNIALSIVVLLVCVYALRPLDFAAFPTILLVATLLRLALNVASTRVVMLHGQEGHGAAGKVIQAFGEVVIGGNYVVGAVVFAILMIINFVVVTKGAGRISEVSARFTLDAMPGKQMAIDADLNAGLIDQAQAKMRRAEVAQEAEFYGSMDGASKFVRGDAIAGLLILFINLIGGMLIGMLQHNMSFSDAGKVYALLTIGDGLVAQLPSLLLSTAAAIMVTRASGSEDMGKLINRQMFDSPKALGVSAGLMIIMGLVPGMPHIAFLSLGLLAGGGAYLVWKKQQKAKIEAQKEAQRQQDLLPSPQRALDTKELGWDDVTPIDMIGLEVGYRLIPLVDRNQGGQLLARIKGVRKKLSQDLGFLMPTVHIRDNLDLQPSAYRLTLMGVILAEAEIYPDRELAINPGQVFGTLNGIAARDPAFGLEAVWIDIGQRAQAQSLGYTVVDASTVVATHLNQILQKHCHELIGHEEVQQLLQVLSKASPKLAEELVPGVISLSGLLKVLQALLSEQVPVRDIRSIAEAIANNASKSQDTAALVAAVRVGLCRAIVQSIVGVESELPVITLEPRLEQILLNSLQRAGQGQEDGVLLEPSMAEKLQRSLIDACQRQEMQGQPAILLVAGPIRAMLSRFGRLAVPNLHVLAYQEIPDNKQVTIVATVGPNG